AGACACCGGATTTCTCAACGAGAGCAGGATCAAAATTCCATTTGACACGCAGAGATCTGATGGAATCATCACTGAACAGTACTTTCACAGCATCCGGAAATCTAGGGATTTCTCCCAGATTGGTTGAAATTTCCACGGGAAGGATCTCTCTGATTTTGATTTTTACAGGAGTAGATGCTTTCATAAGTTTGAAAACATCCAGGGATGGGAGGGCGTTTCCATTGAAATCGAACATAGCCTGATTTTCCCATGGATTTCCCTCACCGGTCTTCCAACCAGCTCCTTTCACGGGGATCCAATCTCCCTCCCAGTAGAAAATTCCAAGTCCGTGACCATCGGGAACACTGTTCACCACCTCTACGAGATCTCTCAGGAACGTTGCCTGACCCTGAACCGTTGCCCTGTAACCACCTGTGAGTTCCATCTCTTCACCACTAAAGATGTTGGGATAACCATCACCGTCTTCAAGAGTCCAGGCGTAAGCCGTCTCAACGACAACCACATCTTTGTCATACCTCTTAGCTATGTCGTACAGGTTGTTTTTCAGATCCTCGAGGGTACCGTGCCAGTAAGGGTAGTAAGATACACCTATTACATCGAAATCCACATCCCTTCTGGTGACCTCGTCGAAGAACCACCTGAAGAGAGAGTTATTTCCTCCCTCGGCCAGATGGATAACAATCTTTATGTTGGGATCGACTTCTCTGACGGCCCTGATAGCTGCTTTCAGAAGTTTTGTGAATCCGTCGAATCCACCGGCGCCCTTTCCGGAGATCATTCCGTCCGGCCAGAGGAAACCGTTGTTTACTTCGTTCCCCACCTGGACCATATCCGGTAGCGCCCCGTTTCTTCTCATATGGTTCAACACAAGCTTCGTGTAGGAATAAACTGCCCTCTCTAGGAGTTCCCCATGAAGGTGATCCCACTCCTTTGGTTTGTACTGCTTCCCGGGATCTGCCCACCAGTCACTGTAGTGAAAGTCAAGAAGAACTTTCATCCCGTACCTTTTGGCTCTCTTTGCGATCTCCGTCATTCTCAGATAATCACAGTTCCCTCCGCCGAGCGGGTTCCCGTTTTCATCCCTTGGATCGTTCCACACTCTCAATCTGATCCAGTTTATCCCGTGATCTTTCAGTATTTGAAGGCAATCTTTTTCCACGCCGTTGTCGAAAAACTTTCCACCGAGTTGTTCTATCTCGTAGAGCATGGAAACGTCCATCCCAAAGATGAAATCCTCACGAAGATCCTTCACCGGATTGATCATCAGACCAAACGCCAGAGAGGAGATCACGAGCATCAGTATCGTCCCTTTCATCGTACCAACCTCCTTCATTCTTTCACCGCTCCCCTCGTAAGGCCACTCACCAGATACCTCTGAAGCGAGAGGAAAAGGATCACCATTGGAGTCATTCCAAGAAGTGCGGCTGCTGTGAAGAGCCCCCACTCTGTTTCATAGGGTCCCGTTGCAAATGCCTGGAGTCCAAGGGCGTAGGTATAGTGTCTCACGTTCTGAAGGATGATCCTCGCCACCACGTACTCGTTGAACGTTCCGATGAAGACCAGAAGAAACACGACCGTGAGGATCGGCCTTGCAAGGGGGATGATGATCCTGTAAAAACTCTGGAAACGTGTTGCTCCATCGACGATCGCCGCTTCTTCGAGTGAGGTGGGTATCGTGTCGTAGAACCCCTTTATCAGGTACATATTGTAGGCGATGTTGGTGAGATATGCAAAAATCAAACCACCGAGTGTATCGATTCCGATGAAGGGGATGTACTTTCCCATGAAGTTCAGAAGGTCGTATATGGCGATCATGAAGATTACACCTGGAAACATCTGTATCAGAAGAAGCGCCATGATTCCGTAGCGCCTTCCAAAGAACCTCATCCTGCTGAACGGATAAGCCGCTATCGCACACACAGTTGTTGTAATGAAAGCCACGATCAGAGACACGATCACGGAGTTGAGTACCCACAGCCAGAAATAGTGTTTCGTCTTCTGTTTCCATATCTGGTCTATTCTGAAGAGTTGCTTGTCTATGTTTCTCAAATCACCCTTGAGTTCGGAAAATGGTACCAGATCAATCAGGTTCCCTGCTCGCCGCGAAGCAACAGACATGTTCGCCCTGACTCTGCTGACGAAATCCATCTTCACGATGTCGTACATCCTGTTCAATATGCTGGAAGACACATACACTCCCTGGGACGAAAGGGATATGAGATCATCGTAAGATTCCTCAAGATCGTTCAGAGAGAGTTTCATTTCCTTCAGTATCGTCTCGAGGTTTTTTGGAAATGTGTCGAACTTGCTGGCAAAATCCCTGTACTCTTCTATCCATCTCATCTCTCTGATTACTTTTGATATCCTGTTGTAGAACTCATCCTTTTCCCAGTAAGAGTTCATGAAATCTCGGAGCATTTTCAGGACGGAAGAATATCTGAGGAGATCAGTTTTTCCGAAAGATCTTATTCTCTCAAGAGTGGAAATGGCGCTCTGGAGATTGTATTTGAACACGATCTGACTGAGCGTTCTCTGAGGTTTCAGAAGTTTCTGATGGACTTCTGAGATGCTCCGCTGGTATTCAGAGAGTTTCTCGGCAAGATTCTTTTCCTGAAGATGAAGTTCTTCGAGACGTTCGTTCAGAACGCTTAGAACCACGATTTTGTCTTTTATACCAGCAATGGTTTCGGAGGTTTCCTTCAGGATCCTGATAAGCCGCGGGTGGATC
This genomic interval from Thermotoga sp. contains the following:
- a CDS encoding glycosyl hydrolase 53 family protein — protein: MKGTILMLVISSLAFGLMINPVKDLREDFIFGMDVSMLYEIEQLGGKFFDNGVEKDCLQILKDHGINWIRLRVWNDPRDENGNPLGGGNCDYLRMTEIAKRAKRYGMKVLLDFHYSDWWADPGKQYKPKEWDHLHGELLERAVYSYTKLVLNHMRRNGALPDMVQVGNEVNNGFLWPDGMISGKGAGGFDGFTKLLKAAIRAVREVDPNIKIVIHLAEGGNNSLFRWFFDEVTRRDVDFDVIGVSYYPYWHGTLEDLKNNLYDIAKRYDKDVVVVETAYAWTLEDGDGYPNIFSGEEMELTGGYRATVQGQATFLRDLVEVVNSVPDGHGLGIFYWEGDWIPVKGAGWKTGEGNPWENQAMFDFNGNALPSLDVFKLMKASTPVKIKIREILPVEISTNLGEIPRFPDAVKVLFSDDSIRSLRVKWNFDPALVEKSGVYKVEGYVEDIDREIFATLTVKGSRNYLRNSGFETGEFSPWEVSGNRKAVKVVKANPPSNAHQGEYAVNFWLDEAFKFELAQEVELPAGVYRVGFWTQGGSGVKITLKVSGYGKGEKTVMVETTGWLEWKNPEIKSIKVETGKIKVIVSVEGRAGDWGFIDDFYLFREE
- a CDS encoding ABC transporter permease subunit; this encodes MMVQKRGNVLTHIFLVIIVAVILFPVVWVVTTSLRRDEAAFSSKLFSSRLTLQHYRDLVAPERNLPFLIQNLQAMISKVKPYDTWSEDELKNAVKQSIEKVSSYLAETESRLKSAEDSFRKIETFLNNHSDEIKNGVIENLQELSSSIQTPELDDSDKSRAALYLVLSRERFHSKVHRALKEVLERIAGVDTSTREGYERAIEILKASYEELTNGYDNLLEETQKELNAVREEILSLKQQYQELQDDIMEANLIIEKDIAPELERMRTSLVDLNELKERIKQATVSGLFPVDDSGFSQSTSEAIRTIDDLLNEMDSLAEYDNLKQLLVSLKKELEKLSEGNEELKNRLLYSDLVKIYGEIHPRLIRILKETSETIAGIKDKIVVLSVLNERLEELHLQEKNLAEKLSEYQRSISEVHQKLLKPQRTLSQIVFKYNLQSAISTLERIRSFGKTDLLRYSSVLKMLRDFMNSYWEKDEFYNRISKVIREMRWIEEYRDFASKFDTFPKNLETILKEMKLSLNDLEESYDDLISLSSQGVYVSSSILNRMYDIVKMDFVSRVRANMSVASRRAGNLIDLVPFSELKGDLRNIDKQLFRIDQIWKQKTKHYFWLWVLNSVIVSLIVAFITTTVCAIAAYPFSRMRFFGRRYGIMALLLIQMFPGVIFMIAIYDLLNFMGKYIPFIGIDTLGGLIFAYLTNIAYNMYLIKGFYDTIPTSLEEAAIVDGATRFQSFYRIIIPLARPILTVVFLLVFIGTFNEYVVARIILQNVRHYTYALGLQAFATGPYETEWGLFTAAALLGMTPMVILFLSLQRYLVSGLTRGAVKE